The genomic stretch TATTGCTTATACGTCCAGCGAGCCTTGGTCGATGACCAGACCTGGGCCCATAGTGGTGCTCAGGGTAACGCGCTTGACGTAGATACCTTTCGAGGAAGCTGGCTTGATACGCTTCAGATCAGCGATCAGGGCTTCAACGTTTTCCTTCAGCTTGACGGCGTCGAAACCGACTTTGCCAACGGAAGTGTGGATGATGCCGTTTTTGTCGGTGCGATAACGAACCTGACCAGCCTTGGCGTTTTTAACCGCGGTAGCTACGTCTGGAGTTACGGTGCCGACTTTAGGGTTAGGCATCAGACCACGTGGACCGAGGATCTGACCCAACTGACCTACAACGCGCATTGCATCCGGGGAAGCAATAACGACGTCATAGTTCAGGTCGCCGCCTTTCATTTCGGCAGCCAGGTCGTCCATGCCAACGCGATCGGCGCCAGCGGCCAGAGCAGCTTCAGCTGCCGGGCCTTGGGTGAAGACAGCAACACGTACAGTCTTGCCAGTACCGTGTGGCAGCACAGTAGCGCTACGAACGACCTGGTCGGATTTACGTGGGTCAACGCCCAGGTTTACAGCAACGTCAACGGACTCGCTGAACTTGACAGTCGACAGCTCGGTCAGCAGGGCAGCAGCGTCTACAAAGTTGTAGGACTTGCCCGCTTCGATTTTGCCGGCGATAGCCTTTTGGCGCTTGGTCAGCTTAGCCATTACACACC from Pseudomonas sp. S04 encodes the following:
- the rplA gene encoding 50S ribosomal protein L1, whose amino-acid sequence is MAKLTKRQKAIAGKIEAGKSYNFVDAAALLTELSTVKFSESVDVAVNLGVDPRKSDQVVRSATVLPHGTGKTVRVAVFTQGPAAEAALAAGADRVGMDDLAAEMKGGDLNYDVVIASPDAMRVVGQLGQILGPRGLMPNPKVGTVTPDVATAVKNAKAGQVRYRTDKNGIIHTSVGKVGFDAVKLKENVEALIADLKRIKPASSKGIYVKRVTLSTTMGPGLVIDQGSLDV